From one Lolium rigidum isolate FL_2022 chromosome 4, APGP_CSIRO_Lrig_0.1, whole genome shotgun sequence genomic stretch:
- the LOC124705678 gene encoding NDR1/HIN1-like protein 6 yields the protein MADHQRQRIHPVDLEAGHPRPTAPLVPHGSSFRSDKGAVPPTATRPPPPHPPHHQPLPPPPHRLAPQPPPLPPPKRRRGCCCRVLCCLLTTLLLLAILAAATLGALYLAFQPKAPRYSVDRLSVSQFQVDSSLTASARFDVTVTAANPNARIGIFYERGSSLGVWYGTHRLARGGLPAFYQGHRNTTVLGVVMAGQAQLGSEVMAALRDAQQTGAVPLVFRADVPVRVELGSLKLWTVTSRVRCDLVVDSLLNAGSQIKIKASNCKFSIKLL from the coding sequence ATGGCGGACCACCAGAGGCAGAGGATCCACCCGGTGGACCTGGAAGCCGGCCACCCAAGGCCCACGGCGCCACTCGTCCCGCATGGCAGCTCCTTCCGCTCCGACAAGGGCGCCGTCCCACCCACCGCCACTCGACCACCACCGCCCCACCCGCCCCACCACCAACCTCTACCACCTCCCCCACACCGCCTGGCACCCCAACCTCCCCCGCTCCCACCCCCGAAGCGCCGCCGCGGCTGCTGCTGCCGCGTCCTCTGCTGCTTGCTCaccaccctcctcctcctcgccatcctcgccgccgccacgctGGGCGCGCTCTACCTCGCCTTCCAGCCCAAGGCGCCGCGCTACTCGGTGGACCGCCTCTCCGTGTCCCAGTTCCAGGTCGACTCCTCCCTCACCGCCAGCGCGCGCTTCGACGTGACCGTCACCGCCGCCAACCCGAACGCGCGCATCGGCATCTTCTACGAGCGCGGCTCCAGCCTCGGCGTCTGGTACGGGACCCACCGCCTCGCCCGCGGCGGCCTCCCGGCCTTctaccagggccaccgcaacaCCACGGTGCTCGGCGTGGTCATGGCAGGGCAGGCGCAGCTCGGGAGCGAGGTCATGGCGGCGCTCAGGGACGCGCAGCAGACGGGCGCCGTGCCGCTCGTCTTCCGCGCAGACGTGCCCGTGAGGGTGGAGCTCGGAAGCCTCAAGCTATGGACCGTCACCTCCAGGGTCAGGTGCGACCTCGTCGTCGACAGCCTGCTCAACGCCGGCAGCCAGATCAAGATCAAGGCCAGCAACTGCAAATTCAGCATCAAGCTTCTGTGA